In Halorhabdus rudnickae, the following proteins share a genomic window:
- a CDS encoding response regulator — protein sequence MIEPSSIDVLLVDDSGFFRTVVSDKLTDSEALSVRKAGSGPKALEVLEREAIDCVVSDFEMPEMTGLELYERVEAKYGLPFVLLTGQGDEETASLAIGAGVDDYLRKEEIAESGQLDLLANRIRNVVTQRQAREKYELLVNNTPDEISQVGNDGTIMATNEATARSFDTTQSALVGQHLTDILPKETAAGRLEEGRKALTVNSAVTFQDSVGYRHFHNIAVPVSVGNEADSFQLITRDITQQKRREQQLEARTEKLAVINRLVRHDINNDIQLLIGWADGVSGHVNDEGQDYLERIQDTCDHISELTTIARDFVESIGSDTDLEYSSMNLRYILKSEVEKAERRHERLVVERDGEIPNVSVRGNELLSSVFGNLLSNAVRHNDKSEPRVTIYVEEGEMDVQIYVADNGPGIPEATIDGIFGKGEMGPESPGTGIGLYLVHTIVERFDGHVSVENAADRAAEGDATVTGDGGCVFTVELPKRL from the coding sequence ATGATTGAGCCGTCGTCGATCGACGTGTTGCTCGTCGACGATAGTGGATTCTTCCGGACTGTCGTTTCCGATAAACTCACCGATTCGGAGGCACTGTCGGTACGAAAGGCGGGTTCCGGGCCGAAAGCTTTGGAGGTGCTTGAACGTGAGGCCATCGACTGCGTCGTGAGTGACTTCGAAATGCCGGAGATGACCGGCCTCGAGCTGTACGAACGTGTCGAAGCGAAGTACGGCCTTCCCTTCGTGTTATTAACTGGCCAGGGCGACGAGGAAACTGCCAGCCTAGCGATCGGTGCCGGCGTCGACGACTACCTGCGGAAAGAAGAGATCGCAGAGAGCGGGCAACTGGACCTGCTCGCCAATCGGATTCGGAACGTCGTCACACAGCGACAGGCCCGCGAGAAGTACGAGTTGCTGGTGAACAACACGCCCGACGAGATATCACAGGTCGGCAACGACGGGACGATCATGGCAACCAACGAGGCGACAGCACGGTCGTTCGACACGACACAATCCGCGCTGGTCGGGCAACATCTGACGGACATTCTGCCGAAAGAGACGGCGGCTGGACGTCTCGAAGAGGGCCGGAAAGCCCTCACGGTCAATTCGGCGGTCACATTCCAGGACAGCGTCGGGTATCGCCACTTCCACAACATCGCCGTGCCAGTGAGCGTCGGCAACGAAGCGGACTCGTTTCAATTAATCACGCGGGACATCACGCAACAGAAACGACGCGAGCAGCAACTCGAAGCAAGGACTGAGAAGTTGGCGGTTATCAATCGTCTCGTCCGCCACGACATCAACAACGACATCCAGTTGCTCATCGGGTGGGCTGATGGTGTCAGCGGGCACGTCAACGACGAGGGCCAGGACTACCTGGAACGCATTCAGGACACCTGCGATCACATCTCAGAGTTGACGACTATCGCGCGTGACTTCGTCGAATCGATCGGGAGCGACACGGACCTAGAGTACTCGAGCATGAATCTGCGCTATATTCTCAAGTCCGAAGTCGAAAAAGCCGAGAGACGACACGAACGTCTCGTCGTCGAGCGGGACGGCGAGATTCCAAACGTGTCCGTCAGGGGGAACGAACTCCTCTCGTCGGTATTCGGGAATCTCCTGAGCAACGCCGTCCGTCACAACGACAAGAGCGAACCGAGAGTGACCATCTACGTCGAGGAGGGCGAGATGGACGTACAGATTTACGTCGCGGACAACGGGCCCGGTATCCCCGAAGCAACTATCGACGGGATCTTCGGCAAGGGAGAGATGGGTCCCGAGAGCCCCGGAACCGGGATCGGCCTCTATCTGGTTCACACGATCGTCGAGCGCTTTGACGGGCACGTCAGCGTCGAGAACGCTGCTGACCGAGCCGCTGAAGGGGACGCAACTGTGACCGGCGATGGTGGCTGTGTGTTCACAGTCGAACTCCCGAAACGGCTCTGA
- a CDS encoding cob(I)yrinic acid a,c-diamide adenosyltransferase, which translates to MSLYTGRGDDGNTDLRDASRVSKAGSRIGAYGTVDELNALVGTIRPTGDDDVDDTLAAVQNHLHVLQAEFANPSPGDDDPTIQAAHVERLEAWIDEFDAELPPLESFVLPGGSETGSALHHARTVCRRAERRAVALAEETGTIREQPLTYLNRLSDLLFALARLRNHREGVPEESPTY; encoded by the coding sequence ATGTCATTGTATACCGGTCGCGGTGACGACGGCAATACCGACCTGCGAGACGCCTCGCGGGTGTCAAAGGCAGGGTCGCGCATCGGAGCCTACGGAACGGTCGACGAACTCAACGCCCTGGTGGGGACGATCAGACCGACGGGAGACGACGATGTGGACGATACACTCGCGGCCGTCCAGAACCACCTCCACGTCCTCCAGGCGGAGTTTGCGAACCCGAGCCCGGGCGATGACGACCCGACTATCCAAGCCGCTCACGTCGAGCGACTCGAAGCGTGGATCGACGAGTTCGACGCGGAACTGCCGCCCCTGGAGTCGTTCGTTCTCCCGGGGGGTTCAGAGACGGGTAGCGCGCTGCATCATGCCAGGACAGTCTGCCGGCGAGCCGAACGGCGTGCGGTCGCGCTGGCCGAAGAGACAGGGACGATCCGGGAGCAACCGCTGACGTATCTGAACCGACTGTCGGATCTGTTGTTCGCGCTGGCACGCCTTCGCAACCACCGCGAGGGCGTCCCCGAAGAGTCACCCACGTACTGA
- a CDS encoding DUF7553 family protein — protein MNKHFEDARYYLKRAGKTAKKGVSEELEVVMERFDEMTGNEKEPEPSRLDAVKADLTELQDNAEGEAKEATADAREKMEDYRSDN, from the coding sequence ATGAACAAGCACTTCGAAGACGCACGGTACTACCTCAAGCGGGCGGGCAAAACAGCCAAGAAAGGCGTGTCAGAGGAACTCGAAGTGGTCATGGAGCGGTTCGACGAGATGACCGGCAACGAGAAAGAACCCGAACCGAGCCGCCTCGATGCGGTCAAAGCCGATCTGACCGAGCTACAGGACAACGCCGAGGGCGAGGCAAAAGAGGCCACCGCGGACGCCCGTGAGAAGATGGAGGACTATCGATCGGACAACTGA
- a CDS encoding response regulator, with protein sequence MSESITVLLVDEDRDILDISATFLEREVERLDVETMTRTAAALEAIEADPAAVDCVVSDYTMPEMTGVEFLEAVRDRDPDLAFFFFTGRDRSAIDAELDAESIDGYVRKGTGTDRYADLATDIVETVEN encoded by the coding sequence ATGTCTGAGTCGATCACCGTCCTGCTCGTCGACGAGGATCGCGACATCCTCGACATCAGTGCGACCTTCCTGGAGCGAGAGGTCGAGCGGCTCGACGTCGAGACGATGACGCGGACGGCTGCAGCACTGGAGGCAATCGAAGCCGATCCGGCGGCTGTTGATTGCGTGGTCAGCGACTATACGATGCCCGAGATGACCGGCGTCGAGTTCCTCGAGGCGGTCCGCGACCGTGATCCGGACCTCGCCTTTTTCTTTTTTACCGGTCGCGACCGGTCAGCCATCGACGCCGAGTTGGACGCGGAATCGATCGACGGCTACGTCCGGAAGGGAACCGGGACCGACCGCTATGCAGATCTCGC
- a CDS encoding DUF7838 family putative zinc beta-ribbon protein has translation MAETSERHCPRCETTRAFVRIARTTMELGTKIKWRCPECGFSVVNIEPDRQSEATA, from the coding sequence ATGGCCGAGACATCGGAACGACACTGCCCGCGGTGTGAGACGACCCGTGCGTTCGTCCGGATCGCTCGCACGACGATGGAACTCGGGACGAAAATCAAGTGGCGCTGTCCGGAGTGTGGGTTCAGCGTCGTCAACATCGAACCGGACCGGCAATCCGAGGCGACCGCCTGA